The following coding sequences are from one Loxodonta africana isolate mLoxAfr1 chromosome 18, mLoxAfr1.hap2, whole genome shotgun sequence window:
- the FSCN2 gene encoding fascin-2, which translates to MPTNGLHQVLKIQFGLVNDEDRYLTAESFGFKVNASAPSLKRKQIWVLEPDPGHSSAVLFRSSHLGRYLAAEEDGRVSCEAEWPSRDCCFLVRPQPDGRWVLQSEPHGRFFGGTEDRLSCFATAISSAELWTVHLAIHPQAHLLSVSRRRYVHLCPQEEEMAADSNTPWGVDALVMLTFQSRQYCLRACDSRYLRSDGCLVWEPEARARYTLEFKAGKLAFKDCDGRYLAPMGPAGTLRAGRNLRPSKDELFDLEESHPQVVLVAANHRYVSVRQGVNVSANQDEELDHETFLMQIDRETKKCTFYSSTGGYWTLVTHGGIQATGTQVSANTMFEMEWRGRRVALKASNGRYVCMKKNGQLAAISDFVGEDEEFTLKLINRPILVLRGLDGFVCHRRGSNQLDSNRSVYDVFHLSFSDGAYQIRGRGGGFWNTGSHGSVRSDGERAEDFLFEFRERGRLAIRARSGKYLRGGASGLLRADADVPAGVALWEY; encoded by the exons ATGCCGACCAATGGGCTCCACCAGGTGCTGAAGATCCAGTTTGGCCTCGTCAACGACGAAGACCGCTACCTGACGGCAGAGAGCTTTGGCTTTAAGGTCAATGCCTCGGCGCCCAGCCTCAAGCGGAAGCAGATCTGGGTGCTGGAGCCAGACCCCGGGCACAGCTCGGCGGTGCTGTTCCGCAGCAGCCACCTGGGCCGCTATCTGGCAGCCGAGGAGGACGGGCGTGTGTCCTGTGAGGCTGAGTGGCCCAgccgtgactgctgcttcctggtGCGGCCGCAGCCCGATGGGCGCTGGGTGCTGCAGTCGGAGCCGCACGGCCGCTTCTTCGGCGGCACGGAGGACCGGCTGTCCTGCTTCGCCACTGCCATCTCCTCTGCCGAGCTGTGGACGGTGCACCTGGCCATCCACCCACAGGCCCACCTGCTGAGCGTGAGCCGGCGGCGCTACGTACACCTGTGCCCCCAGGAGGAGGAGATGGCGGCAGACAGCAACACACCGTGGGGCGTGGACGCGCTTGTCATGCTCACCTTCCAGAGCCGCCAGTACTGCCTCCGTGCCTGTGACAGCCGCTACCTGCGCAGTGATGGCTGCCTCGTCTGGGAGCCCGAGGCCCGTGCCCGCTACACGCTCGAGTTCAAGGCTGGCAAGCTGGCTTTCAAGGACTGCGATGGCCGCTACCTGGCGCCCATGGGCCCTGCAGGTACCCTCAGGGCTGGCCGCAATCTTCGGCCCAGCAAGGACGAGCTGTTCGACCTGGAGGAGAGCCACCCACAGGTGGTGCTTGTGGCCGCCAACCACCGCTACGTGTCTGTGCGGCAAG GGGTCAATGTCTCAGCCAATCAGGATGAAGAATTGGACCATGAGACCTTCCTGATGCAAATTGACCGGGAGACAAAGAAGTGCACCTTCTATTCCAGCACAGGGGGCTACTGGACCCTGGTCACCCATGGGGGCATCCAGGCCACAGGCACACAAGT TTCTGCCAACACCATGTTTGAGATGGAGTGGCGTGGCCGGCGGGTGGCACTCAAGGCTAGCAACGGGCGCTATGTgtgcatgaagaagaatggacagCTGGCTGCCATCAGCGACTTTGTGG GCGAGGACGAGGAATTCACCCTTAAACTCATCAACCGACCCATCCTGGTGTTGCGGGGCCTGGACGGCTTCGTCTGCCACCGCCGAGGCTCCAACCAGCTGGACTCCAACCGCTCGGTTTACGACGTCTTCCACCTGAGCTTCAGCGACGGCGCCTACCAGATCCGAG GCCGCGGGGGCGGGTTCTGGAACACGGGCAGCCACGGCAGCGTGCGCAGCGACGGCGAGCGCGCCGAGGACTTTCTCTTCGAGTTTCGCGAGCGCGGCCGCCTGGCCATCCGCGCCCGGAGCGGCAAGTACCTGCGCGGCGGCGCCTCGGGGCTGCTGCGCGCCGATGCCGACGTGCCTGCGGGGGTCGCGCTCTGGGAGTACTGA